The nucleotide sequence CAGGTACGTCGGGGAGGGTGGGGGTGACCTCCCGGTCCATATAGTCCTGCAAGAACCGGGACCACAGCGGATCCCGGCAGGCGTCGTGCACGAAACGGTATCCGGCCAGGTGTGCGAAGTAGGCCAGCGCCTGGTGGCTGCCGTTGAGCAACCGCAGCTTCATGAGCTCATGAGGCGCGACGTCCTCGACCAGCTGGACCCCGGCGTCCTCCCACGCCGGGCGGCCGGTGGGGAACATGTCCTCGATCACCCACTGGGCGAAGGGCTCGCACACCACCGGCCACGCATCGGCGATGCCGAACTGATCGCGCACCCATGCCACGTCGTCGGGTGTGATGAGGGGCGTGATCCGGTCCACCATGCTGTTGGGGAAGGACACCTCGCGTTGCACCCAGGCACCCAGCTCCGGGTCTCGCAGGGTGGCGAAGCCGGTGAACGCCCGCCGGGCGACGTCGCCGTTTTTCTGCAGGTTGTCGCAGGAGAGGACGGTGAACGGCGCGAGTCCGCGGTGCCGGCGGCGAGCGAGGGCCTCGGTGACCAGACCGAAGGTGGTGCGGAGAACTGCGTCGGGGCGCAGGTCGGCCCGGATGTCGGGGCTGCTGTCGTCGAAGGCGCCGGTCACCGGGTCGGAGTTGTAGCCGCGTTCCGTGATCGTCAGGGACACGATCCGGGTCTCGGGGTTCGTCATCTTCTCGACCACGGCCTCGGGGTCGTCGGGCGCCAACAGATACTCGACGAGGGAACCGACGACTCGCGGTTCGAGCGACCCGTCCGGGTGCTTCACCACGAGGGTGTACAGCCCGTCCTGAGCGCTCAAGACCTCCTGCATGCGCCGATCCGAGGGCAGAACGCCAACTCCGCAGATGCCCCAGTCGAGGGCCTTGCCGGCGTTCATTAGCCGGTCCGCGTACATGGCTTGGTGCGCGCGGTGAAATCCACCGACGCCGATGTGCACCATGCCGGTGCGCACCCGGCGCCGGTCGTAGGACGGAATCGCGACTGTCGGCGTCAAAAACCCGAGCGTGCTGGCGTTGAGGGGCATCGAAGTGAGCCCAGGACCGTGGGACACGCATCTACCCTAACGTCAGGTGAGAGTGGCCGTCGTGCCCCCTCACCGGAGCTGTCGGCGGGCAGGGCCCGCCGGCTCCGTCGCGATCGTCAGGCCGCCGCGTCCCTAGCCGCCTTGTCCGCGGGCAGGAAGACGGTCTTGGGGTCACGTTCGACGACGTCGCCGAGCACCTCGTCGACGCGGGTCATGACGTCGGCATCGAGTCGGATCCCGGCCGCCTTGACGTTGTCGTGGACCTGCTGGGGCCGGCTGGCGCCGATGATCGCCGCGGCGACGTTCGGGTTCTGCAACACCCAGGCCAGCGCCAGCTGCGCCATTGTCAGGCCGAGATCATCGGCGATGGGACGCAGCCGCTGCACGCGGACGAGGACGTCGTCGGCGAGGAACCCCTCCACCTGGAAGCCGACTCCGGTGTGGCTGGCCCGGCTGCCCTCCGGCGGCTGCTCTCCGGGCCGGTACTTGCCGGTGAGCACTCCTTGCGCCAGCGGTGACCAGACGATCTGGGACAACCCCTCTTCCTGGCAGGTCGGGACGACGTCGGCCTCGATGACTCGCCACAGCATCGAGTACTGCGGCTGGTTGCTGACCAGTTGCACCCTCAGCTCTCGGGCCAGGGAGGCCGCGGCGGCGATTTGATCGGCCTGCCACTCCGAGACGCCGAGGTAGAGCACCTTGCCGGCCCGGACGAGGTCGGCGAAGGCGGTCATCGTCTCCTCCAACGGGACCGTGGGGTCGTATCGGTGCGCCTGGTACAGGTCGATGTAGTCGGTGTCGAGTCGCCGGAGTGACGCGTGGCAGCTCTCGATGACGTGCTTGCGGGACAACCCACGGTCGTTGGGGCCGGGCCCCGTCGGCCAGTACACCTTCGTGGCGATCTCCAGACCTTCACGGCGCTGGCCGGCAAGCGCGCGGCCGAGCACGGACTCGGCGGCCGTGCCGGCATACACGTCGGCCGTGTCGAACGTCGTGATCCCGACGTCGAGCGCCGCCTGCACGCAGGCCACAGCGGCGTCCTCCTCGACCTGGCTGCCGTGAGTCAGCCAGTTGCCGAAGGCGATCTGCGAGACATTCAGGCCCGACCGGCCCAGTCGACGAAACTCCACGCCGTCCGACCGTAGTCGCAGCTACGCAACCCGGCCCGCGGAGAGGGCGCTGACCACCCGCACGATCACCGGGCGGGTTCAGGGAGCGGATGCTATTGCGTGATCCATCTCTCCCGGCCATGGTGCGGCCAACGAGAGCAGAGAAGAGGTGGTCGATGGCGACCGCAACCGACGGGGCGCCTGACGGCCTCGACCCCTCGGCAGTGGGGAACTCGTCTCTCACATCCGGATACGCAGCGAGGGCTCGCCGGCGGCTGTCCATCTGCCTCTACACACCGTCGGTCGATCCCTCCGGCATGGGCGCGCACATGCTCGACCTGGCTGCAGAGTTCCGGTCGACGTCCGACGTCTCAGTGCTCTGCTGGGGGACAGCGAGCGGGCGCCGGGTCCTCGACCGTGCTGAGGCGCTGGGGGTCGTCACCTGTGCTCTTCCGCCTCCGCGAGACCCCGGGTTCGGTCAGGTCATCGTCGACTTCCTCACCGCCCACCCGGCGGACGTGTTCCACATCCACGTCGGCAGTGGGCGGGAGAACTTCGATGGCGCCCGGGCGGCGCGTCGAGCCGGCGTGCCGGCCGTCGTGCAGACCGAGCACCAGCCGTGGCTACTGAACCCGCGGAAGCGGGCCGCGTTCTTCCGCGCCATCACCGAAGTGGACCGGCTCATCGCCGTCTCCGAGGGCGTGCGGCTCACGCATGAGCGCATCGGCGTGCCGGCCGAGCGGCTGGTGACCGTCCCGAACGGCATCGTTCCCCGAGGGCCGTCTCCCGGCCGGGCGGCCGCGCGGGAAGCGTTGGGTCTGCGCCCCGACCACATGGTGGTCATGAACGTTGGCCGGCTGTTCGTGCAGAAGGGGCAGCGCAACCTGGTCGCCGCGATGCCCGACCTTGCGGCACAGTTCCCGGACCTGGCCGTGGTCATCGTCGGCGGCGGCTACCTGGCCGATGATCTGGCCCGCCAGGCGGCCGAGCTCGGCGTGGCCGACTTCCTCCACCTGCCGGGCCACCGGAACGATGCACGCATGCTCCTGGATGCCGCCGACGTGTTCGTCCTGCCATCCCGGCAGGAGGGCATGCCCCTGGCCGCGATTGAGGCAATGGACGCCGCGCTGCCCGTGGTCGCCACCGACGTCATCGGATCGGCAGAGGTGGTTACCTCCGGAGTCACGGGGACGCTCGTGCTGCCCGAGGACCCGCCCGCCCTCGCCAAGGCGGTGGCCGAGCTACTCGCCGACCCGGCCCTGCGACAGCGGTACGCGCTCGCCGGGCGCCGCCGGTACGTGGAACTGTTCACCGCGCGTCGGATGGCGCAGGACACCCTGCGCGTCTACGACGACGTCTTGACGTCGCGCCGAGCGCCGATCCGGAGTGTCTGCCATCGTGCCGAGGCGTCTGCCGAACCGTCCGCCCGGTCACTCGCTGTGCGCGGCGGAGAGGAACCCGCCTGCCTCACGCCAAAGTAGGAGACCACCTACCCAGGGGCCATGAAGGATCGATGTGCTCGAAACCGCCAACAGCCCCGCCCACGGACCGCTGCGCTGACTACGCCCCGTCCGCATGATGGCCCCGACCATCGTGGCCCACGGACTCAGGACCGGAGGCCGCTCAGATCACGGCGTTCGGCGTCTCGTTGCTCACCGGTTCTTGCTGCGGGGCCCGTCGCCCCTCGTCTCCTGCACGGCCCTCGTTCGTCGGCACGACGAGTGGCGCCCCCGGCAGGTTTCGGTAGGTCAGCCGGGCCCGAACTGCAGCACCGCCTGCAGCGGTGGGCTCGCCAGCCGCCGACCTGCCAGGTCGGCCAGAAAGTCGGGGCCGTCCTCGAAGGGGAGGACGTCGGTGACCAGCGATGTGCGGATCTGCTCGCCGCGGTCCCGTAGGAGGTCGAGGGTGGCCGCCGCCAGCGCTGTGCGCGTCCACGCCGCGGCCATGCCACGTGGCACCCGGCCAATCTGCGCGCAGACAAGTGCCAGGCCGTTGTGGTGGAATTCCTCGCCCAGCCGGACGGCCTCGGCGCCGGCTTGGTAGAAGCCCAAGTCCACCACGACGCCCTGCGGCCGCAGGGCTTTCAGCGCCGTGGCCAGGGCGATGTCGTGCCCGCGGCACTGCAGGACGACGTCGGCGCCGGCGTCCCCTGGACCGTGCCGCCAGCGGCGCTTCACCTCGAGCCAGCCACGGCCGTCGGCGTCGTCGACGGCGTCGAGACCCAGGGACTCTGTGACCGCGCGCCGCTCCCTGGACGGCTCGGCGACGGCCACCGCCGCCGCGCCGTGCCGGACGGCGAGCAGGGCGGTCAGAAGCCCGATGACGCCGGCACCTGTGATGAGAACGTGGCGGTCGCGCACGCCGGCGTCGAGTGAAGCGCCGGGCCCGGCAAGGGCCGCGGCAGCATGGAGCAGGCCGTTGACGCAGATCGGCCCCATCTGCGCGAGGTAGATCGCCAGCAGCGGGTCAAGGTCGTCGGGCACCGGGATCACCGTCGTGCCGGTGGGGTCGGCGCAGCGGCCGGTGCGGTGGCCGTAAGCCATGGCCACGCGAGATCCCACGGGGAGGGCGTCCGCGTAGCTCTCGGTCACCCGGCCGACCTCCATGTAGCCGAGGCTCCGCTTTGGGTAGCCGTCCGGGGCGCTGACCCCGAAAGACCGTAGGTCTGGGTTCCAGCCCAGCCGGTGGTGGGGGTCGGTGCCGCGGACGAGGGCGACCTCCGTACCGGCGCTGATCCCGGACCACTCGGTAGCCACCCACGCCTGCCCCGGTCCCGGCTCGGGCTCCATGTCGTCCAGCAGCACGGGCTGGCCGGGCCCCGCCACGCCGATGGAGCGCACGCGCCGCTCAGCCATCCACGTCGCCGTCCGTCAGCCGCACGGGAACGCCCTGACGGGCGGACCGGTCGGCGGCGCAGGCCAGGGCATGCGTGCGGAGTGCCTCCTCGTAAGGGACACGGACCTGCTGCACGCGGCCGAGCAGGACGTCGACGAACTCACGGTTCTCCGTGGCGATCGGATTCTGCTCGGATCGCAGGGTCTCCTCGCCGTCGGCAGTGATCACCCGAAGTTCGTGGTCGGTCAGCCCGCGCTCGGAGAGCTCAATGACGCGCCCGTCCGCCACCACCTGGAGGGCAACCCGATGCCGCCAGCCGAGCACGCGCGCCGAGGAGATGCTGCCCACCGCGCCCGAGACGAACTGCAACAGCGCGGCGGCCGCGGTAGGAACGCCCTCCGGCCCGTCCGGGGCGCTCCGCTCGACGGCCGCCACCGTCTCGACCTCCCCGGCGAACTGGCGAGCGAGGTCGAAGATGTGGGTGGTCTGCTCCACCACCTGGCCGCCGGAGTATGCCCGTTGCGACCACCACGGGACCGGTGGCGTCTTGTCCAGCCAGTAACCGGTGAGGAGTTGGGCGGGCTGTTCGGCGAGGAAGTCCGGGGCGCGGTGCACGAGGTCGAGGTGCCGCCAGTGGTAGCCCACCGCGGTCGTGAGCCCGGTCCCGTCCAGCCGGTCGCCGATCTTCTCCGCGGTCGGCAGATCCAGCGCGAGTGGCTTCTCGACGAAGAACGGCAGCCGGCGGTCGATCGCCGCGAGCTCGAGGGCCCCGTGTGCGAACGGTGGAACGCACAGCCAGACCGCGTCGAGATCCTCGGTCTCCAGCAACGTCAACCCGTCACCGTAGGGGCGTGCCCCGTACCGGGTGGCGGTTTCCTCGGCCCGCTCCGGTTGGGTATCAGCGACCGCCACGATCTCCACGTCCTGCAGGCCGGCGAGAGCCCGCAGGTGTTGGCCGGCGATGAAACCACTGCCCACGCAGGCCACCCGCAGCGGCGTCACGCCGGGCCCCCGCCGTCCACCGCGACCTCCTCGCTGCCGACCAGTCGCCGCGGTCCGGGCTTCCACGCCTCCCCGACGGTGCCTGCACTACGGAGCCTGTGACGTACAAGTTACCGGCTGAGTCCGTCCGTCGCGCGCTGTGTGCCCCGGACCCACGTGGTCGTGCGCCGGTCGACGCCGGCCTCCTGCACCAGGTGCCGGCGCAGGCCCTTGACCACGCCGGCCTGCCCGGCCAGCCAGGCGTACACGCCGGAGGACCCCCGCGGGGCGGTGTCGGCGGGCACCTCCCAGAGGATCATCGACGGGGCGGCCCGCCCACGAGGGTCATCGGGCTACTTCCTCGGTGCGCCATGAAGGGCGGATCGGCGAGCAGTTGCATCAACGCTGAGACGCTGCGCAACTGGGTCGTTCAGGCCCAGGTCGACGACGGGCATCGGCCCGCCACCCACCCCACGAGGGCTGACCTGCGTGGAGGTTGCTCGCCTCCGGCCCTACTTCGTCCGGGTCGCTCTGCATCTGGGCGAGGCGCTCGGCCGTTCCCGTACCGGGGACAGCGGTGTAGACGACCAGGTCAATGCCGGGGTCGTCTGTCAGGGACAGCCGGTGGTGAGCCAGATGGAGGTCGCCGACGACGGGATGGCGGAACTGTCGTTCTCGCGCGGAGAACTGCTCCACGCCGTGGCCGGCCCAGCCGGCGCGGAAGTCTGGGCTCGCCTGCCGCAGTCGCTCGACCAGCCTGGCCACAGGGGGCTGGTGGATACGCGGCCCGGTCTCGGCCCGGAACTGGGCCAGGAAGTGGCGGCTGTCCACGTCCCAGTGCGTGTGCAGGGACTGCACCTGCTGGTCGGTGAACACCAACCACAAGAGATTGCGGTCCTCGGGCGGCACGGCCGCGATACCGGGGTAGAACGCCTGGTAAGCGCTGTTCCAGCCGATGATGAACCACGTTGGCGTGATCGCGTAGGCGGGGCTGTCACCCAGCGCGTCGAGCAGCTGCTGCGCATGCGCCGGCAGCTGATCGACGTCGTCCTGTGGTCGGGGCGCCGACTGGCCGACGAGACGGAGGACGTAGCTGTGCTCCGCCTCCGTGAGCCGCAAGGTCTTGGCCAGCGCGTCCACAACCTGCCGCGATGGCGTGATGTCCCGAGCCTGCTCGAGCCAGGTGTACCAAGTGAGGCTCACGCCTGAGAGCAGGGAGACCTCCTCGCGCCGTAGTCCCGGCGTCCGCCGCCGTCCGTGATCCTCCAGCCCGACTGCCGCCGGGCTGACGTGGTGGCGCTTGGTGCGCAGGAAGTGCGCGAGTTCAGTGCGGGCCTCGTTCACGCGCCCGGCCTCCTGGTAGTAGTGCCAGTACCAGTATCAGCAGCATCCTTGTCGCCCATGTGTCTGAAGCCCATCGTGTGGCTCACGTCATACCGGTGAGGGATTGGGGCAACGTGTGAGCATCGCAGCGTTCAGTGGCTTCGTCGGACGATGGTTCGCCCTCATCGTGCTCGTGGCGGGCGGGATCGCCCTCGCCGTGCCTGACGCCTTCGCAGGGGGGACGGTCGCCGTCCCCTACCTGCTGATGGTGATCATGCTGGGGATGGGCATGACGCTGCGGGTCGCCGATTTCGCCATCGTGGCCCGCCGGCCGTGGGCGCTGCTCGTCGGCGTCGCGGCGCAGTACGTGGTCATGCCGAGCCTTGCCTGGTTGCTCACGCAGGCTCTGGACCTCCCTGCCGCCGTGGCCGCAGGGGTCATTCTCGTCGGCGCGGCGCCGGGCGGTACCGCGTCGAATGTCATGGTGTATCTCGCGAAGGGGGACACCGCACTGTCGGTGGCCATGACGTCGGTGTCGACACTGCTCGCACCGCTGCTCACGCCCCTGCTCGTTCTGTGGCTCGCGGGGGAGTACCTGCCTGTCGACGCCGGAGGGCTGTTCGTCTCGATCGTCCAGATCGTGGTCGTGCCGGTGTTGCTGGGTCTTGTCCTGCGCATCGTCGTCCCACGGGGCGTGGAGGCCATCTTGCCGGCGCTGCCGCTGGTTTCGGTGGCCGGGATCACCGCCGTCGTGGTCGTCGTCGTCGCCGCCAGCTCCGAGACGATCCTGTCGGTCGGGTTGCTGGTCGTCGTCGCGGTCGTGCTGCACAACCTGCTGGGCTACGGCGTCGGGTATGCCATCGGGAAGAGCTTCGGGATGCCGACGACCGCGCGGCGGGCCATCGCCATCGAGGTCGGCATGCAGAACTCCGGCCTCGCGGCCGGCCTGGCCACGATCCATTTCAGCCCCGCGGCCGCCTTGCCGGCGGCGATCTTCTCCGTCTGGCACAACGTCTCGGGATCGCTGCTCGCCAGCTACTGGGCCCGGCGGGACCCGGATGAGGACCGTGGGGTGGGCATCAGCGCGGCGCCGGTGCAGGAGACCGGACGGTGACCGCGGGACCGTCGGTCCCGGAGCCCGCCCGGCGGCAAGGTGGGGTCGATCCCCGGGCGCGGAGTCGGGCGGTGACCGACGGGCTGGAGGCGACCGCGGCCCGAGGATTGCTCCGGGCAGCCGGCCTGGACGATGACGACCTGAGGAAGCCGCAGATCGGGGTTGCCTCGTCGTGGAACGAGATCACCCCCTGCAACCTGAACCTGGATCGGCTGGCACAGGCCGTCAAGGAAGGGGTGCACACCGCCGGCGCCTACCCGCTGCAGTTCGGCACCATCTCGGTCAGCGACGGCATCGCGATGGGACACCTGGGGATGCACTACTCGCTGGTGTCCCGCGAGGTCATCGCGGACAGTGTCGAAACCGTCCTCCAGGCCGAGCGCATGGATGGAACAGTTCTGCTCGCCGGCTGCGACAAGTCCCTGCCCGGCATGCTCATGGCGGCCGCCCGGCTGGATCTGGCGACGGTCTTCCTGTACGCCGGGACCGCGCTGCCCGGCCGGACCGCGCTGTCGGACGGGTCCGAACAGGTGCTGACGATCGTGGACGCCTTCGAGGCGGTGGGCGCCTGCACGGCCGGGACGATGACCCGTCAGGACGCCGAGGCGATCGAACGCTCCTACTGTCCCGGCGAAGGCGCGTGTGCCGGCATGTACAGCGCCAATACGATGGCCAGCCTGGCCGAGGCCATGGGGCTCGCGCTGCCGGGAAGTGCCTCTCCCCCCGCGATCGACCGCCGCCGGACAGGCCTCGCCCATAGATCTGGGGAAGCCGTGGTGCGGCTGCTCGAGCAGGGGATCACCGCCCGGGACGTCCTGACCCGCGAAGCGTTCGAGAACGCCGTCTGCGTCCTCATGGCCCTGGGCGGCTCGACCAACGCGGTTCTCCACCTGCTGGCCATTGCCAACGAGGCCGAGGTGCCCCTGGATCTCGACGACTTCCGCCGCATCGGCGCGACCGTGCCGCACCTTGCTGATGTCCGGCCCTTCGGCCGGCACGTCATGGCGGACGTCGACCGGGTCGGCGGCATCCCGGTGGTCATGAAGACCCTGCTCGACGCCGGCCTCCTGCACGGCGGCGCCCTGACCGTGACCGGCCGCACGGTCGCCGAGAACCTTGCCGCCATCGACCCGCCCGACCCGGACGGCCGGGTCCTGAGAAGCATCGAGACACCGATGCATCCGACCGGTGGCCTGACCATCCTGCGCGGTTCCCTTGCCCCGGACGGCGCTGTGGTCAAGAGCGCCGGGTTCGACACCACCCAGTTCACCGGCACCGCCCGGGTCTTCGACGGCGAAAGAGCCACGCTCGACGCCCTCGCGGCCGGTGCGATCCAGCCCGATGACGTCGTCGTCATCCGCCACGAGGGCCCCAGAGGAGGCCCGGGGATGCGAGAGATGCTCGCCATCACCGCAGCGATCAAGGGCGCCGGACTCGGCAAGGACGTCCTGCTCGTGACCGACGGCCGGTTCTCCGGGGGGACCAGCGGCCTCTGCGTCGGGCACATCGCTCCCGAAGCCACCGACGGCGGGCCGATCGCCCTTGTCCAGAACGGCGACCGCATCCACCTCGACGTCCCGGCCGGAACCCTGGACATCCTGGTGGCCGACAGGGAGATGGCAGGTCGGCGCTCGGCATGGACGCCGCCCCAGCCCTCAGCCCGGCGGGGTGTGCTGGGCAAGTACGCGCGCGCGGTCGGCACCGCGTCGGCCGGAGCCGTCTGCGGCTAGGGCCGACTTCGACCCACGGCTTCACTCGGGCATCCGACCCCGGTCGAGTCACCACCCGGCTCAAGAACGGGCTCCGGCCTCACACCCTGAGTCTCCGGACTCGCCGCGGCGGCTCAGCTCGCTGTTCCCCGCGTTCACGCGCGTCGGCGAGGCATTCTTGGTGGAAGCGGAGCATGGTGCGATCGGGTCCTGCTGGGGTGACGGCGACCTGGACGGTGCTGTCGTGGGTCGAGCCCGGTGGCCGCCATGTCAAGCGGATCCGGTCGCGGGGACGAAGGCTCCGGAGCTCTCCGGTGGTGCCCTCCGGAGCCTGGTAGGGCTGGCCCGGTTCTTCGAGGACTGTCCACCTCGTGGCCCAGGCAAGCGCGATGGCAGGGGAGTCCCCGGTCCGTTGCAGCGCCTCCGCCTCTGACCTCCACGGTCGTGCGGTGGCGGACCTCCGCGAAGGCCCATCAGCCGCCCTGGCAGTGTGGGGGTCAGGGGTTCGAGGCCTCTCAGCCCCACCCGGATCACCAGGCCGCACTCCCGCGGGGAGAGCGGCTTCCGGCGGGTCGGGGCCCGCCGATGCCATGAGGGTGTGGCGGTCTCCCCGGGCGGGATGACGATCCGCTGGTCAGCGGCCGGTCGGCGATCATGCACGGACGATCCGGGCACTCCCCGGGGAGAAGTGCTGGAGCGAGTGGAACGGGGCAGCCGGGATGACCGACCGAGAGGGCGAGCGCCGGTCCCGCGGCGGGCGCGACGCCACGGGCGGGGAGACCCGCAAGGAGCGGATCGACCGTGAGCTGTCGGAGCTGCTCCAAGAGCTCCGGGTGGCCCTTCCCGGCGTCCAGTTCCTCCTGGCCTTCCTGCTGATCGTCCCGTTCCAGCCGCGGGTGAGCCAGATGACGCAGTTCCAGCAGGACGTCTACCTGACCAGCCTCGTGGCGGCTGCAGTCGCCACCGGGCTGCTCATCGCACCGGCCGCCCAGCACCGGCTGCTGTTCCGCCAGCGGGACAAGGAGTCCTTGCTGCGGCGCAGCAACTGGTCGGCGCTCGCCGGCCTGGTCGTCCTCACGGTGGCGATCGCCGCCGCGCTCCTCCTGGTCGTCGACATGCTCTTCGGCCGGACCCTGGCGTGGGGCGTGACCGCCGCCATCGCTGCGCTGCTGCTCTGCTGGTGGATCGCGGTTCCCGTCTGGATCCGGAGGCGCAACCCTCAGGATTCGCTGGACGAGCCCTCCGGACGCGAGGGCGACGCCACCTGACCCCCCGGTCGACCGTCCGGGGCCACCGCCGCATCGGCACACCGATCCTGTCCGGCGGCGCTTCGATCCTCCGGACGAGCGGGCAGGGAACCTGGACCGGGGCCAGGCGTTCAGCGGGGCTCGAAGCGCATCGGCACAGCGAGGCCGCCGCCGCAACGGCTCCGGTGGACGCCAGGCCCTGGCCGCACGGAGGGGTGTGGTCGGCGTGACCGCGGCGTCGGTCGCGCGTTGTTCCGCGCACAGTGCCCCCACTTACCTGGAGGAGACGTGCGCCGTTTCGCTACCTGCGTCCTGGCCGTTCTCGCCGTCCTGGCCGGCGTCGTCGTCGCCCCCGTCGCACAGGCCGTCCCGGCGCCGCTGCGGTACGTCGCCCTGGGCGACTCGTACAGCGCGGCGTCCGGCGTGCTGCCGCCCGACCTCACCGCGCCACCCGCGTGCCTGCGCTCGACCCGCAACTACCCGCACCTGATCGCGGGAGCCACCGGCGCCCGGCTCACCGACGTCACCTGCGGGGGAGCCGACACCGGTGACTTCTTCACCGGGCAGCACCCCGGGGTCGCCCCGCAGCTCGACGCGCTCGACCGCGACACCCAGTTGGTGACCCTGACCATCGGCGGCAACGACAGCGGCGTCTTCATCAGCTCGATCCTGGCCTGCACCGCCGCCGGGCTGTCGACCGTCGGCCGGGGCAGCCCCTGCCAGGACCGGTACGGCTCCTCGTTCGAGGACACGATCCGCACCACGACGTACCCGGCGCTGGTGGAGACCCTCCGGGCCGTCCGGACGGCGGCACCGAAGGCGGAGGTCGCGATCCTCGGCTACCCCTGGATCATGCCGGCGAGCGGTGGCTGCTTCGACCGCATGCCGATCGCCGAGGGGGACGTGGCCTACCTGCGCAGCCTGCAGGCGACGCTCAACGACGCCGTGCAGCGCGCGGCCGGGCGGACCGGCGTGACCTACGTCGACCTGAGCGCCGCCTCCGAGGGGCACGATGCCTGCCAGCCGCTCGGTGTCCGCTGGGTCGAGCCGGTGCTGCAGGGGACCAACGCGGTGATCGTGCACCCGAACGCGCGGGGCGAGGCGGCGATGGCGGCGCTGACGATCGAGGTCCTGCGCCTGGACCGCGGCCGCTGATCGCCGGCCCGGGTCCGGGCCGGCGCGGTCCGGGTTGCGGCGCCGTCGTCCGGGGGTGACCGGGCGCGGGATCAGTCCTGCGCGGTGGTGGCGATCGTGACGTGTGGGCGGACCAGTCGGGGCGCGGGCGGTGTGGCGGCGAGGCCGTTGGCCAGGCCGGCCCGTGCGGCGAGGACGCCGGCACGGTCGTCGACGATGGAGCGCAGGACGTCGTCGAACGTCGCCTCGACGACGTAGTGGGTGCCGTCGACGAGGTGCAGCACGGTGTCGGCGCGGTGCTCGATGCGCTCGATGTGGTCGGGGTCGACGGAGAAGTGCTCACCGTTGCGGCAGGTCACTGCGATCACGAGGGCGGTCCTTTCGCGCTCGGCGGGCAGTGGCCGGTGGGTGCCGGTCCTGCACCCCTCCCATCGGCGTCCCCGGACCGCTTCTGGAGTGCCGTGGAGCGGCCTGCCCGAACGGGTGAGGGAGGCCAGCGCCCGGTGCCGGGCCCGGGAGCCTCAGTCGGAGCCGCGGCCCTCGCGCCAGTACCCCATGAAGGCGACCGAGCAGCGGTCGACGCCGGCCTCCTGCACCAGGTGCCGGCGCAGGCCCTTGACCACGCTGGCCTCCCCGGCCAGCCAGGCGTACACGCCGGAGGACCCCTGCGGGGCGGTGTCGGCGGGCACCTCCCAGAGGATCTCGGTGTCGACGTCCACGTCGGCCAGCTCGGCAGCGGGGGAGGGGGTGAGCAGGGGCCCCAGCTCGCGCACGGTCGCCACGACGGCGGCGGTGAGCAGCTGCCCGCGCGGGGCGGGGGGAGCACCGTGGGCGGGTGAACGGGGCAGCCAGGTGACCTCGACCCCCGCCGGAGCGGCCACGTCCAGCGCGTCGGCCGCCG is from Blastococcus sp. HT6-4 and encodes:
- the ilvD gene encoding dihydroxy-acid dehydratase produces the protein MTAGPSVPEPARRQGGVDPRARSRAVTDGLEATAARGLLRAAGLDDDDLRKPQIGVASSWNEITPCNLNLDRLAQAVKEGVHTAGAYPLQFGTISVSDGIAMGHLGMHYSLVSREVIADSVETVLQAERMDGTVLLAGCDKSLPGMLMAAARLDLATVFLYAGTALPGRTALSDGSEQVLTIVDAFEAVGACTAGTMTRQDAEAIERSYCPGEGACAGMYSANTMASLAEAMGLALPGSASPPAIDRRRTGLAHRSGEAVVRLLEQGITARDVLTREAFENAVCVLMALGGSTNAVLHLLAIANEAEVPLDLDDFRRIGATVPHLADVRPFGRHVMADVDRVGGIPVVMKTLLDAGLLHGGALTVTGRTVAENLAAIDPPDPDGRVLRSIETPMHPTGGLTILRGSLAPDGAVVKSAGFDTTQFTGTARVFDGERATLDALAAGAIQPDDVVVIRHEGPRGGPGMREMLAITAAIKGAGLGKDVLLVTDGRFSGGTSGLCVGHIAPEATDGGPIALVQNGDRIHLDVPAGTLDILVADREMAGRRSAWTPPQPSARRGVLGKYARAVGTASAGAVCG
- a CDS encoding bile acid:sodium symporter family protein, producing the protein MSIAAFSGFVGRWFALIVLVAGGIALAVPDAFAGGTVAVPYLLMVIMLGMGMTLRVADFAIVARRPWALLVGVAAQYVVMPSLAWLLTQALDLPAAVAAGVILVGAAPGGTASNVMVYLAKGDTALSVAMTSVSTLLAPLLTPLLVLWLAGEYLPVDAGGLFVSIVQIVVVPVLLGLVLRIVVPRGVEAILPALPLVSVAGITAVVVVVVAASSETILSVGLLVVVAVVLHNLLGYGVGYAIGKSFGMPTTARRAIAIEVGMQNSGLAAGLATIHFSPAAALPAAIFSVWHNVSGSLLASYWARRDPDEDRGVGISAAPVQETGR
- a CDS encoding flagellar FlbD family protein, coding for MIAVTCRNGEHFSVDPDHIERIEHRADTVLHLVDGTHYVVEATFDDVLRSIVDDRAGVLAARAGLANGLAATPPAPRLVRPHVTIATTAQD
- a CDS encoding SGNH/GDSL hydrolase family protein encodes the protein MRRFATCVLAVLAVLAGVVVAPVAQAVPAPLRYVALGDSYSAASGVLPPDLTAPPACLRSTRNYPHLIAGATGARLTDVTCGGADTGDFFTGQHPGVAPQLDALDRDTQLVTLTIGGNDSGVFISSILACTAAGLSTVGRGSPCQDRYGSSFEDTIRTTTYPALVETLRAVRTAAPKAEVAILGYPWIMPASGGCFDRMPIAEGDVAYLRSLQATLNDAVQRAAGRTGVTYVDLSAASEGHDACQPLGVRWVEPVLQGTNAVIVHPNARGEAAMAALTIEVLRLDRGR
- a CDS encoding DUF6328 family protein — encoded protein: MTDREGERRSRGGRDATGGETRKERIDRELSELLQELRVALPGVQFLLAFLLIVPFQPRVSQMTQFQQDVYLTSLVAAAVATGLLIAPAAQHRLLFRQRDKESLLRRSNWSALAGLVVLTVAIAAALLLVVDMLFGRTLAWGVTAAIAALLLCWWIAVPVWIRRRNPQDSLDEPSGREGDAT